Genomic segment of Malus domestica chromosome 15, GDT2T_hap1:
GAATGGGCATGCCAGTCATATTTTCAAAGAAATTTTCCTCGTCTGAGGTCCCTGTAGGAGATTCTGGTGATCTTGCCTTCCTCCTGTAGTATCGGTATCCCATAAAAAGTAGGCCACAAATAACAAGTACTGTCGAGATGGCTATGATCACAACATAAGGGAAGTGTTTCTTGCTGTTTCCGCTCTTCCCACTGCTTCCATCCCTCAAGACCTTAATGTAAGAAACAAAGCCAGAGCCCTTGTCAGAATTTTGGAAGCTACCTAATCTGTCAAACAGAAAACAATTTCTTGTACTGTTTTGGAAGAACATAGCAACACACGAACAGTTGCCAAGGCAAGACGTTTGGCAACCATTCAAATTAGTTTTCGAAGAAGGTGGAATATATCCCAATGCAAAATAATAGAGCCCATCCCCAGCATTTACAAGCTCTGTAGAACCCTCCGAAGGATTACATGAGGAGACAACCCCCGCCTTGCAATTAGTACGCGAGCTGAGACCTGAAGGGCACTGGCACTTGTTGTTACTATAACATTCGAAGTATGAATCACAAGGTTCTGGTGTGCTGCACGAATCGCTTGGTATTTTTGTTTCTGAAGGACCACTTGACCCTCCATTCTGAAGATTGTCGAAAGAGATAAATCCATCACTTCCTAAAACTGCAATCCATGTGGCATTTGCATCAATATTGCTCGAGAAAATAAATTGCCATAGCAACGCTTTGGATCGATCAAAGAACTTCCATGAATTTTCACTGATAGTTGCTGAAGTGACTACACCACCGTCTATGTTGATTGTTTTACGGCTTTCTTTCGCCATAGACCAATACGGCTGTGGTGTTTGGAAACCTGCGGAAAGAACCAAGTCCCCGGACTTGATTTGAAGAATATAACTCAAGTTGTTAGAGCTAGGATTGCTTACAAGCTTCATTCCTTCCGAAAATTCCTGATTCCATAATAGGGTATCAGTTGGATGGCTAAAACTCTGCCAAACTACTCCTTTGTCATCTCCATTCAAAACTAAATTTCCCGAGTCCTGCAATTCTACTGTAGATACGCTTTTACCACCAGTATCCGCAGACCAAACCACCCTTCCACCTTTTTGCAAAGACACACCACTCTTAGCATCAAACACAATTTTATCAGAATTTGAAACCGGGGAACCCCTATTCGCAGTCCAGACCACCGTAGAACtgtccttgtggacaacaaccaGCAGAAACAATGTGACATCATTGGGAGTAGTCTGGAAGCCAAAACCAAACTCGGACTTGTTAGATAACAGAAACAACCCATTGTTGTCAATCCAGTCCATTTGAGCCCATTGAAACGACGAATTAATC
This window contains:
- the LOC103456197 gene encoding G-type lectin S-receptor-like serine/threonine-protein kinase SD2-5, yielding MGDMNFIHFMGFIFLSVLISSETCLASVRNFGSINSSFQWAQMDWIDNNGLFLLSNKSEFGFGFQTTPNDVTLFLLVVVHKDSSTVVWTANRGSPVSNSDKIVFDAKSGVSLQKGGRVVWSADTGGKSVSTVELQDSGNLVLNGDDKGVVWQSFSHPTDTLLWNQEFSEGMKLVSNPSSNNLSYILQIKSGDLVLSAGFQTPQPYWSMAKESRKTINIDGGVVTSATISENSWKFFDRSKALLWQFIFSSNIDANATWIAVLGSDGFISFDNLQNGGSSGPSETKIPSDSCSTPEPCDSYFECYSNNKCQCPSGLSSRTNCKAGVVSSCNPSEGSTELVNAGDGLYYFALGYIPPSSKTNLNGCQTSCLGNCSCVAMFFQNSTRNCFLFDRLGSFQNSDKGSGFVSYIKVLRDGSSGKSGNSKKHFPYVVIIAISTVLVICGLLFMGYRYYRRKARSPESPTGTSDEENFFENMTGMPIRFSYRDLQTATNNYSVKLGQGGFGSVYQGSLPDGTQLAVKKLEGIGQGKKEFRAEVSIIGSIHHLHLVRLRGFCAEGSHRLLVYDYMANGSLDKWIFKKNNGKFLLDWETRFNIALGTAKGLAYLHEDCDVKIVHCDIKPENVLLDTNYLAKVSDFGLAKLMTREQSHVFTTLRGTRGYLAPEWITNYAISEKSDVYSYGMLLLEIIGGRKNYDPTETSEKSHLPSYAFKMLEEGKMRDILDTMLGKDEADERVHTAIMVALWCIQEDMSVRPSMTKVVQMLEGLYPVPQPPTSNSMGSRLYSNFFKSVSDEGTSSGPSDYNSDAYLSAVRLSGPR